From the genome of Haloferax sp. Atlit-12N:
CGCAACGACGGAAGTGTCCGTCCGAACGGGTACTTCCTCCGCGACAGAACCTCCGCGACCGCCTACACGACGGTCGCAATCGACCGCGCTGGCGACGACCTCAACGCGACCGCACAGACGGCCGCCGACGAGTTCAGCGTCGACGCCGCGGTCCACCTCATCGAACAGCAGAACGGCGACGGTAGCTGGGAAGCCGGTTCGAGAGAAGCGCAGGCGACCGCGTACGCGGTGCAGGCGCTCGCCGCAGTCAACGACAGCGACACCCTCCGGACGCAGGTCAACAGCGAACTGAGTTCGGGCAACGTGTCGATGGCCCTCGACAGCGGTGTCGAGTGGCTCGTTGCGAACCAGCAGGCGGACGGCTCGTGGACCGGTTACACGAACTCGCCGTACTGGAGCAACACCGGTGAGAAGGCCCGTGCGACGGGCAACGCGATTCTCGCGTTGAACGCCGCAGAGGGCTACACGGCAGCAGGCAACGATACCGTCTCCGACGGTGTCGGCTACCTCGTTGGAATCTACCAGCAGGGTGGCTCCTTCGGTAACACGCGTGCGACCGGCGTCGCAATCGACGCCCTCACCACGGCGGACCAGCGGAACGCTGGTGCGCAGACGGTGACGGTCGAAATCAACTCGACCGTCACGAAGGACGTCACCGTCGACGGCAACACGCCGACGGCCACGGTGTCCTTCACCACTGACGAACTCGAAACGCTTCGTCAGACCGGTAACATCACGCTGACCGTCGATAACTCGACTCGAGTCGTTGTCGGTGCCGAATCCGAACAGCTCGTCAACGAACAAGAGTACGAGGACGCCAACTGAGGAGAACGATGACACGAAAACTCTCAACGACACTGGCTGCCCTCCTGGTCGTGGCATCGATATCGTTCGGTGTCGGTCCGGGTGTTGTGTCCGCTGCGGACGACCCGTTCAGCGTCGCCATCGACGCGCCGGACGACCTCAGCACGAACGGCAACCAGACGATTGCAGTAACGGTTACGAACAACGACAGCACCGCGCTCCTCAACCCGCTCGTGGAGGTTCCGATTAGCAGTCCGGTCGGACTCCCGAACGGGGCCGAAGACGCGGTGTACGTGAACGACACGTCGGACCTGCGGGACGCGGCCGTCCAGCAGAGCACGATTTCGACCGGCGACGCCCTGGTCATCACGGGCGAAGTGGTGCCGGCCGGCGAATCCCGGACCTACCACTTCAACGTGACCGTCTCGTCGGCGGGGACCACGTCGCTGACCGCTGACGTGCGCCCGCTGTACAACGAGCCGAACAACGTTCGCACGAGCGAGCAACTCGACGTGAGCGGCGTCGGGACGGTCAACGCGAGCGTCGTGGACAACGACGGAAACGCCGTCAGTGGCGCGTCCGTCGTCCTCGACGGGCAGACCCAAGCCGACTCGGTCAGCGAGACCGTGCTCGAAGGCGACCACACCGTCGGCTCGAGCCTGACGGACGCCCCCGAGTTCACCGTCGGCGTCGGCATCTCCGAGACGGCATCTGTCACCTTCGTCGACGGTGACGACAGCATCCAGCCGGTCGCCTACGTCGGTGAGGAACCGACGCTCGTCGGCGACTCGACGTCGGAGTCCGACGGGGACGCGAAGACGCCCGTCAACACGACGGTGTCCGTGACCATCTCGAAGAGTGACGGCACGGTCGTGTACGATATCGCACCGCCGAGCGACAAACCGCTCCGCGGAAACGGCGTCGCGACGACCGACGCGAACCTCGTCGAGCAGACGACGGTCGACGGTGAGACGCGAGTTCAGCTCAACCAGACCGGCGTCGGAACGCAGGTCTCCGTGGAGTTCGAAGGCTACGAACTCGGTAACGTCGACCTCGACGGCGACGTCGACGCGGACGACGCGTCCGACATCGCACAAGCCGCTTCGAGCGGTTCCGACGCCGCCTACGGCGACGTCAACGGCGACGGGCAGGTCAACGCGGTCGACGCGATGCTCGTCCAGCAGTACAGCGAGAACAACCGTGATACCGACTACACCATCGGGGGTGCATAACTCATGAACACGAAACAGCTACTCGCGGTCGTGATGTGCACCGCCATGCTCGTCAGCACGGTCGCCGTCGGCGCTGCCGGTGCCGCGACTGCCAAGACCGTCTCGGTCGACGCCGTTGGCTCGCTCGACGAGCGCTCCGCGGACTCGGCGGCGACGCTTACCGCGTACAACGTCGAAGACGCGGACGGCATCGGGTCGTACGAACTGAACATCAGCTACGACGACAGCCTGGTCGACGTCTCGGTCGCCGGGAACTCCCGGTTCAACGTGGAGACGACCGACCACGGCAACGGAAAGCTCACCGTCGTCGGGTACACGGGTGAGACCTCCGGTTCGACCGGAAACGTCTCGCTCGCGGACCTGACGGTGAGCGCGCAGTCCGTCGGGAGCGACACCGCCGCGTCCATCGACGTCACCGTCGAATCGATTACGGACACGAGAGGGAACCTCCTGTCCCACAGCGGCGACACGACGACCGTCGACGTGAACAACATCGACGGCAGTACGCCGACGCCGACGCCGTCCACGCCGACGACCACCCAAGCACCGTCTGGTGGCGGTGGTGGCGGCGGCGGCGGTGGCGGCAGTGTCCCTGACAGCGGAACCTACGAGAGCGTCCGGCTCTTCTACGGTTCGGAAGTCAGCGCATCGCTCCCCGGTGGCTCCACGGTGACGAACGTCGACCTGGCGTTCGGGAGCCAGGGAACCGGCGAGGTCATCGTCCGCGAACGGACGAGCCTCCCCGGAACCGTCGGTCGACCGTCGAACGCGGCAATCGGGTACGTCCAAATCGACGTCCCGAGTTCCCTCCGCGACTCGCCGTCGACCATCACGCTGAGCGTGAGACAAGACCGACTCGACGAACTCGGAATCACGGCGCAAGACCTCGCGGTCGAACGCTACAACGACGAAAGCGGTGAGTGGGAGACCCTCGACACGCGCGTCGTGAACGAGGGCGACGGACGGGTCGTGCTGGAAGTCGACACGCCCGGCTTCTCGTACTTCGCCGTGACGTCGACGCAGGCCGTGACGACGACGGCGGACGACGGTGGTGACGACACCACGGCCGACGACGGCGATGGTGACGACACTACCACGTCCGACGACGGCACGCCCGGCTTCGACGACGAGACGACGACCGGAGAGCCGACGACGACTGACTCGGTCATCCCCGGCTTCGGTGTCACCGCCGCGCTGATTGCGCTCGTCGCAATCGCGCTCATCGCGGTGCGACGCGAATAAGTTCGCGTCACCGTTCTCGGTTCTTTTTTGGTCGACCTGTGCGGACGACTCGCTTCCGAATCAGAGAGTCACGCACGGCGCTGTTGAAATCCGTAGGTACTGCTAGTTTGTTGCGTTCGTGGTGAATAGCGGGCGCGAGTTTACCAAACAAGTACTCCCCCGGTTACCTGCGCGGAGCCGGTCTGTCACCCGACTCCACCGAACGAGAGGATGGTGGCTGACAGGAATTCATCGCACCGAACAACGTTCGAATCTCCCCACGAGCGATATCGAACTGTACCTGAAAGCACTCGTTTTCGCCCCAGTCATCGACTAATTGTTCCACGTCCGATGTTGAGAAGGTGACCTCGACTCGGGGATTCCGAGCAGTCACCGTAATCTCGTAGGTGACATGTTGCCCCATCCACGGTTCAATGACTTCAACCATATCAGCGCTGTTGAGCGTGTGCGCTTGTTCGTACACAGAGCGGCCGTCTCTAAGAACGGTGATGTCGGCAGTAGTCTGAGCCTCCCGGACGTTGAGCACGCTGATCTTCCCGAGGCCGACACGTGGCGACGCTGGTTCATCACGAAGCGGGAGAGAACCCAGACAGCCTGCTCCGAGAGTAACGAAGGGGACAGCAGCGATGAAGCGGCGACGCATAGCGGAGGGAGCCATTGTCGAATGGTACGTAGAGGGAGGTAAAGAAAACCGCGCGAGGAGAGCAATCGGTCGTCTCGATTACGAACGCCGACGGAGGAGACTGACACCGACGAGGCCGACGATACAGACCAGCGCAACGCCGACCGAGCCCCAGAGAGGAACGGCGGTCTCAGTCGTGGTTTCGGTCGTCGGTTGCATCGTCGTCGAAGGCTCCGCGGTCTGCGTCGACGTCTCCGTTCCGTCCGTGTCGGTGGAGTCCGCCGTCGAAGACGACTGGTCGGCGTCGTCCGAATCGTCCGAATCGTCCGCGTCGTTCTCGTCATCCGCATCGCTCGTGGGCGTCGGCGAGTCAGTCGTCTCCGCCGAACTCCCTCCGGAGGACCCCGCCGTCGTATTCGATGTGGTCGACTCGTTGGTTGCGGTCGTCGTGGTTGTCTCGGTCGTCTCCGTGGTCGTCGTGTCGTCGGACCCGCCCGACGAGTCCGAGTCTTGGAGCGACCCCGCTTCGACGACGCTCACCGACTGGGTTCCGCTCACGGCGACCATCTCGTTCTCACCGAACACTTCGTCGTCGGTCTGCGCGGCCGAATAGAGGCGATAGTCGCCCGTCGAAAGCGACCCGACATCGACCGTCGCCGTGTAGTTCAGCCCCGTCTGTTGGGTCGCAGTCGTGCGGACAGACGTCGATTCGTTCCCGAGAACGACCTCGACGCCGGCCGGCGGCGACTCAACGTCGCGACTGACCTTCGAGAGGTTCACTTCCACGAGGAGTTCGTCGTCGGCTTCGACGCGGTTGGCCGCGGTCTGTTCGACGTCGAACCCGTTGATGACGAACGGCTCGACCGCGTAGACGGTTTCAGTACCGTTCGTGAGCGCGATTGCGTACGTGCCGGGACTGTATCCATCGAGCGAGAACGTCTCCGAGGCGGAGCCGCCGCCGCCGACGTATTTGCTGTCGTAGAACCGCTGTTGACTATCGACGACACGGATGGAGTACGAGTCACCGGACGGCCCGTCGGCCGAAACAGAGACCGTTCCATCCTCGGACGCGCTACCGATGGCTTCGATAGTCTGGTCTCCCCACTCAGTCGAAACCGTTCGGTCGGGGATATCGAGGTCGTCGTCGATGTCGACGTCGTAGTCGGCGCTCTGTGCGGCCGTCAACGGGGCGACCGCCGAACACACTAACACGAGCGCCAAGAGGAGGGCACGGGACGAGTGCATATGCGCACCCTACACCCGTCTGTGGTAAGTGCATTTTCATGACGAGCCGAACAGTCAGCGGTGGAGCAACCGCCCGACGTTGAAGCGAACGAAGGGCGTCGCCGCGATGACGGCGCTACAGACCGCGAGACAGACCGCGCCGAGGGCGGAGACGCCGACCAGCAACGGGGTGAACGGAACGGTGAGTCGAATCCCGAAGACCACGAGCACGTCGAGTCGCGCGAGCGCCCACAGGAGCGCCGCCGCGAGGCCGAACGAGAGGACCGCCGCGGGAATCGCGAGGCGGACGGCGTCGGCCGCGAGAAGGGCGAGAATCCGCCGCCTGCTCGCGCCGGTCGCGCGGTAGATGCCGATGACGCGACGGTTGGCGTGTACCGCCTGCGCGAACGTCGCCGTCGTGCCGCCGATGGTGCTCAACCCGGCGAGCGACACGAGCACGACGAACAGCAACTGCACGTTCCCGAAGACGTTCTCGATGGCCCGTCCGATACCGGTTCCCTCGGTGTACTCGCCGCGGCTGCTGAGCGTCGCCGCGACGCGCTCGTCGCCCGTGACGCGGTAGGTCGCCGTCGAGATGACCGACCCGTCGACGACCAGCCGGAGGTCGTACGTGCCCGGCGGCGGGTCGTCACCCAGTCCGACCTCGGACGCCGCCAGTTCGATTTCCGAGACGTTCCCGCCGGTCAGTTCGACGGTCCGCGTCTGCGTG
Proteins encoded in this window:
- a CDS encoding heme exporter protein CcmD gives rise to the protein MHSSRALLLALVLVCSAVAPLTAAQSADYDVDIDDDLDIPDRTVSTEWGDQTIEAIGSASEDGTVSVSADGPSGDSYSIRVVDSQQRFYDSKYVGGGGSASETFSLDGYSPGTYAIALTNGTETVYAVEPFVINGFDVEQTAANRVEADDELLVEVNLSKVSRDVESPPAGVEVVLGNESTSVRTTATQQTGLNYTATVDVGSLSTGDYRLYSAAQTDDEVFGENEMVAVSGTQSVSVVEAGSLQDSDSSGGSDDTTTTETTETTTTTATNESTTSNTTAGSSGGSSAETTDSPTPTSDADDENDADDSDDSDDADQSSSTADSTDTDGTETSTQTAEPSTTMQPTTETTTETAVPLWGSVGVALVCIVGLVGVSLLRRRS
- a CDS encoding dockerin type I domain-containing protein, whose amino-acid sequence is MSAADDPFSVAIDAPDDLSTNGNQTIAVTVTNNDSTALLNPLVEVPISSPVGLPNGAEDAVYVNDTSDLRDAAVQQSTISTGDALVITGEVVPAGESRTYHFNVTVSSAGTTSLTADVRPLYNEPNNVRTSEQLDVSGVGTVNASVVDNDGNAVSGASVVLDGQTQADSVSETVLEGDHTVGSSLTDAPEFTVGVGISETASVTFVDGDDSIQPVAYVGEEPTLVGDSTSESDGDAKTPVNTTVSVTISKSDGTVVYDIAPPSDKPLRGNGVATTDANLVEQTTVDGETRVQLNQTGVGTQVSVEFEGYELGNVDLDGDVDADDASDIAQAASSGSDAAYGDVNGDGQVNAVDAMLVQQYSENNRDTDYTIGGA
- a CDS encoding PGF-pre-PGF domain-containing protein, encoding MNTKQLLAVVMCTAMLVSTVAVGAAGAATAKTVSVDAVGSLDERSADSAATLTAYNVEDADGIGSYELNISYDDSLVDVSVAGNSRFNVETTDHGNGKLTVVGYTGETSGSTGNVSLADLTVSAQSVGSDTAASIDVTVESITDTRGNLLSHSGDTTTVDVNNIDGSTPTPTPSTPTTTQAPSGGGGGGGGGGGSVPDSGTYESVRLFYGSEVSASLPGGSTVTNVDLAFGSQGTGEVIVRERTSLPGTVGRPSNAAIGYVQIDVPSSLRDSPSTITLSVRQDRLDELGITAQDLAVERYNDESGEWETLDTRVVNEGDGRVVLEVDTPGFSYFAVTSTQAVTTTADDGGDDTTADDGDGDDTTTSDDGTPGFDDETTTGEPTTTDSVIPGFGVTAALIALVAIALIAVRRE